The Chitinophaga niabensis genome segment GGCACAGCTACCGGCTTTACTGTAACAGGTGCCACGGTGAACATCACGGATGCTACAGGCACCTCCGCCAACAAACAGCTGACCCTTACCCCTGATGCCTCCACGGTGGCAGAAGGTGGCAGTATCCAGGTGAAAGTAAGTTTACCAACAAACATCATCACCTCAGAAGCCCAAACCATCAGCTTAACCAGTGGTGCAGGAACCGTAGCCACTTTGCTGGGCACAGAATACACCCTGCCAGCAACCGTTACGATCCCCGCAGGCGGTAATGACGCTACCTTCACCCTTACAGCGAACACTGATCAAATTATAGAGCCCAACGAAACATTAGAGATCAAAGCCACCGCCACCATATTCGGTGAAGCGGTGACCACATCTTCCAACATAGCTATTACAGATGTAACAGCCAGCAAGTTGATCACGATCACCGGCGCTACCACGGTAACAGAAGGTAACAGTGTAACGATCACCTTCAGCCTGCCAGCAGGTACCACTACTGCAGAAGCCATAGAAATTAACCTGGCTCAGGGAACAAACACTCCTGCAGTAATTGCGGCTGACCTCAATGGTGGTATCCCTGACAAAGTGATCATCCCTGCCGGCGGCAACGATGTTACTTTAACAATCCAGGCAAATACAGATGGTGTGATAGAAACTGTAGAGAAACTGCACCTGATCCCATCCGCTGCCGGAGGATTTACCTTCAGCCAGGATGTATTATTGGATGTATTGGACGAAACACACAGCGGTACCATTACTTTCACGAGCAACACAGCGTCTATCCTTGAAGCAGATGGTGTTGCCACAATAACAGTTAGTCTCCCCGGAGTACTGACTGCAGGTAGTGATATCCAGGTGAACATCACCAAAGGATCTTCCACAGCAAGTCTTTCAGATCACAGTGCTTTACCAGCATCTGTAACTATCCTTTCCGGCCAGCATGAAACAACTTTCACTGTTTCTGCTCCATTGGACCTGATCCTGGAAGGCACTGAAAGTCTTGTACTCGAAGGTTCTGCATTGGGATATGGAGTAAGTGGCACAACCATACAGATTGAAGATTCTACACGCAGGGACCCGCTGAATACGGTGATATCATTGCATCCAAACGGAGGTAGCATCGCAGAAGGCACAACAGGACATTTCTATGTTAGCCTTCCGCCAAATGTTGAATCCGGCACACCTATAGTGGTGCAACTGGCTAAAGTAGGTGCATCCTCTACAGCTGCGGATACAGATCACACAAATATTCCGGCAAGTATTACTATTCCTGCGAATAATAATACCAGCGCTAATTTTGATATTTCCGCAGTGATAGATGGTATTATTGAACCAGTGGAAACAGTGCTGGTGGATGGTGTTGTTCCTGCAGGATTCACCTTTGCAGGTGCCAGCATTGATATCACAGATGCCACCGGTCTTACCCTGGCAAACAGGCAGATCAGCATCACAATAGATTCAACTATCCTGCATGAGGGTAATACCAGTAAAGTAACTTTTGCATTGCCAGGCGGTATCACGTCTGCAACAGACATAGCTATCAACGTAAGTGCTTATAGTGGGTTCTCTGCTGGTTCAGCCGACTTCACCCTCACACCTAATACTGTGATCCTGCCAAAAGATGTGAATGAGGTAACGGTGATACTGGAAGCAATAGCAGACAACACAGATGAGCCGGATGAACAATTGAAACTCACGGGTACTGCTACGGGCTTTACCGTGTTGCATAGCAATATTATGACTATTCCGGGCTCAGGTGCTCCGGCAGTTACGGTAACCGCTGTTAAAACAACAGATGCCGCAGAGCCTTCCACACCGGGTGTGTTCACCATCAAACTTCCAGGGAGTGCAGCTGCACCTGCAGATATTACGGTGAATTATACGGTAACAGGAACAGCGGTTTCTAACGAAGATTACGAACCTCTTTCCGGTGTGGCTATTATCAAAGCCGGAGATAACGGCATCACTATTCCGGTAGTCGTAAAAGATGATCAGATCATAGAAGGAGATGAAACCCTGCAATTGACGCTTCAATCTGCCAGCTTCGTTCATTTTGGTAATACCATTGCTGCAAGCGTTGATAATACTGGTGGAGCAGGTATGCTGATCCTGGATGATGAAAACATTGCAGAGGGACGTAAGATCTTAATCGAGAAAGTAAGCGATGCTTCCGAACCATCCAACAATGGAAGTGTAAGGATACGTTTTGCAGATGCGCAATTTACCGCTACTGTTCCTGTAACAGTTACTTACACAGTATCCGGCACAGCAACCGCCGATATTGATTATAATGCTTTATCTGGTACAGTA includes the following:
- a CDS encoding Calx-beta domain-containing protein, which gives rise to GTATGFTVTGATVNITDATGTSANKQLTLTPDASTVAEGGSIQVKVSLPTNIITSEAQTISLTSGAGTVATLLGTEYTLPATVTIPAGGNDATFTLTANTDQIIEPNETLEIKATATIFGEAVTTSSNIAITDVTASKLITITGATTVTEGNSVTITFSLPAGTTTAEAIEINLAQGTNTPAVIAADLNGGIPDKVIIPAGGNDVTLTIQANTDGVIETVEKLHLIPSAAGGFTFSQDVLLDVLDETHSGTITFTSNTASILEADGVATITVSLPGVLTAGSDIQVNITKGSSTASLSDHSALPASVTILSGQHETTFTVSAPLDLILEGTESLVLEGSALGYGVSGTTIQIEDSTRRDPLNTVISLHPNGGSIAEGTTGHFYVSLPPNVESGTPIVVQLAKVGASSTAADTDHTNIPASITIPANNNTSANFDISAVIDGIIEPVETVLVDGVVPAGFTFAGASIDITDATGLTLANRQISITIDSTILHEGNTSKVTFALPGGITSATDIAINVSAYSGFSAGSADFTLTPNTVILPKDVNEVTVILEAIADNTDEPDEQLKLTGTATGFTVLHSNIMTIPGSGAPAVTVTAVKTTDAAEPSTPGVFTIKLPGSAAAPADITVNYTVTGTAVSNEDYEPLSGVAIIKAGDNGITIPVVVKDDQIIEGDETLQLTLQSASFVHFGNTIAASVDNTGGAGMLILDDENIAEGRKILIEKVSDASEPSNNGSVRIRFADAQFTATVPVTVTYTVSGTATADIDYNALSGTVTIPAGDHDMIIQIVPKDDTDQEGTETIIIQLTGASAGLPLATQQQATVNLADNDMMTVEVSAPASVTEGTVIPVKVRASQITPVDMPVTISLQHDAFRTVTTSAIFTIIIPANQQEATLNVVLDDNDINDNNGFVNLAIQPFAGVGQPYGIGTKATAATIVTDNDPLEISFKVDTARVKEGNTGITPLGFTVKLNRMSSRVINLNYQFADAFEGAGADKDPMRARAGEDFQSHITSLAIAPMQLEAEIVVPVIGDVDSEIDQLFAIRLTTATVASSENAPSVVNPLIAIGIIQNDDQPIEMEIRVNKGLSPNGDGKNDVLIIENLEKYVQNEIVIVNRWGGTIYKTSNYNNQSNNFSGRANTGGGSGSNLPDGSYFYVLHVWDSNGNMTRHTGYIVLKR